In Arachis hypogaea cultivar Tifrunner chromosome 2, arahy.Tifrunner.gnm2.J5K5, whole genome shotgun sequence, a genomic segment contains:
- the LOC112743248 gene encoding probable LRR receptor-like serine/threonine-protein kinase At1g67720 isoform X1 produces MERRVPSFFFFLFSLSLLLLLLFPFSSAQMPGFISLDCGGNENFTDEIGIEWTPDDKLTFGEISTISVVNETRKQYTTLRHFPADSRKYCYSLDVDSRTRYLLRASFLYGNFDNNNVYPKFDISVGATHWSTIVISDADTIEVIELIFLATSPTVSVCLSNATTGKPFISTLELRQFNGSVYYTEIEEQYYLSVSARINFGAESDAPVRYPDDPFDRIWQSDSIKKANYLVDVAAGTQKISTNMSIDVNRDEMPPVKVMQTAVVGTNGPLTYRLNLDGFPGMGWAFTYFAEIEDLLENESRKFRLVLPGHNDMSKAVVNIEENAQGKYRLYEPGYTNLSLPFVLSFRFVKTSDSTRGPLLNAMEINKYLKKSDGSPDGDTISAVLSHYSSADWAQEGGDPCLPAPWSWVRCSSDPQPKIVSILLSGKNLTGNIPLDITKLTGLVEIWLDGNMLTGTIPDFTGCMDLKIIHLENNHLTGQLPSSLVNLPNLRELYVQNNMLSGTIPSDLLSEDLVINYSGNIDLHKKSGKQSHMIVIIGSSAGAAVLLLATIISCLFLRKGKKKYYEQDKLVSRPSQSIGSTMSEGPSNAEAAHCFSFSEIESSTNNFERKIGSGGFGVVYYGRLKDGKEIAVKVLTSNSYQGKREFSNEVTLLSRIHHRNLVQLLGYCREEGNSMLIYEYMHNGTLKEHLYGPLTHGRSINWIKRLEIAEDAAKGIEYLHTGCVPAVIHRDLKTSNILLDKQMRAKVSDFGLSKLAVDGASHVSSIVRGTVGYLDPEYYISQQLTDKSDIYSFGVILLELISGQEAISNDSFGANCRNIVQWAKLHIESGDIQGIIDPVLRNNYDLQSMWKIAEKALMCVQPHGHMRPPISEVLKEIQDAIAIEREVGGNSDELSRNSLLSSKNIIGSMDLAGTENFVSIDESMAQPTAR; encoded by the exons ATGGAGAGAAGGGttccctccttcttcttcttcctcttctctctctcattactgctacttcttctcttccctttttcttcaGCTCAGATGCCAG GTTTCATAAGTTTGGACTGTGGAGGTAACGAAAACTTCACTGATGAAATTGGTATCGAATGGACTCCTGATGACAAACTGACTTTCGGAGAAATAAGCACTATATCGGTTGTGAATGAGACACGAAAGCAATACACAACGCTTCGACACTTTCCGGCAGATTCCAGGAAATACTGCTACTCGCTTGATGTTGACAGTAGAACAAGATACCTGCTGAGGGCATCATTCTTGTATGGGAACTTTGATAATAACAATGTTTATCCGAAATTCGACATTTCTGTTGGAGCAACTCATTGGTCTACTATTGTTATATCTGATGCTGACACTATTGAAGTGATAGAGCTTATCTTTCTGGCTACAAGTCCTACAGTTAGTGTATGTTTATCAAATGCAACAACTGGGAAGCCGTTTATTTCTACACTTGAACTCCGGCAATTCAATGGTTCTGTTTATTATACAGAAATCGAGGAACAATATTACCTCAGTGTCTCTGCTAGGATCAATTTTGGTGCTGAGAGTGATGCTCCTGTCAG GTATCCTGATGATCCATTCGATAGAATTTGGCAGTCAGATTCTATCAAGAAAGCCAATTATCTTGTCGATGTTGCTGCCGGAACTCAGAAAATTTCAACCAATATGTCAATTGATGTTAACAGAGATGAAATGCCACCAGTAAAAGTAATGCAGACAGCTGTAGTCGGTACAAACGGGCCCTTAACTTACCGGCTAAACTTGGATGGTTTTCCTGGTATGGGTTGGGCTTTCACCTATTTTGCAGAGATTGAAGATTTGCTAGAAAATGAATCAAGAAAATTCAGGCTAGTACTTCCAGGCCACAATGATATGAGCAAGGCTGTGGTAAATATCGAAGAAAATGCTCAAGGGAAATATCGCCTTTACGAACCAGGATATACCAATTTATCCTTACCATTCGTGCTGTCCTTTAGATTTGTCAAGACATCTGATTCTACCAGGGGCCCTCTTCTAAATGCCATGGAGATAAATAAATATCTAAAGAAAAGTGATGGTTCTCCTGATG GTGATACTATATCTGCCGTACTTTCGCACTACTCTTCCGCAGACTGGGCTCAAGAAGGGGGTGACCCTTGCCTACCTGCTCCATGGTCATGGGTCCGCTGTAGCTCAGATCCACAGCCAAAAATTGTTTCGAT TTTATTGTCAGGTAAAAACTTGACAGGCAATATTCCGTTGGACATTACCAAGTTGACTGGTCTTGTTGAAAT ATGGCTTGATGGAAATATGTTGACTGGTACAATACCGGATTTTACTGGATGCATGGACTTAAAGATCAT TCATCTTGAAAACAACCACTTAACAGGTCAATTACCTTCCTCTCTGGTGAACCTTCCGAATTTGAGGGAATT GTATGTGCAAAATAATATGTTATCTGGAACAATACCTTCAGACCTTCTGAGTGAAGATTTGGTCATAAA TTACTCTGGAAACATTGATCTTCATAAGAAAAGTGGAAAACAAAGCCATATGATTGTAATCATAGGTTCATCTGCTGGTGCTGCGGTTCTTCTTCTGGCAACTATCATCTCTTGCTTGTTTTTGcgtaaaggaaagaaaaaatattatgagCAAG ACAAACTTGTCTCTCGCCCATCTCAAAGTATTGGTTCTACCATGAGTGAAGGTCCTTCAAACGCAGAAGCTGCTCACTGCTTCAGTTTTTCTGAAATTGAAAGTTCAACCAATAACTTCGAGAGAAAAATTGGTTCCGGCGGTTTTGGAGTTGTTTACTATGGGAGACTGAAAGATGGAAAAGAGATAGCAGTTAAAGTTCTAACCAGTAATTCCTACCAAGGCAAACGAGAGTTCTCCAATGAG GTTACTCTTCTATCAAGAATACATCACAGAAACTTGGTACAGCTTCTCGGTTATTGCCGCGAAGAAGGGAATAGCATGCTTATTTATGAGTACATGCATAACGGGACTCTCAAAGAACATCTTTATG GTCCATTAACACATGGACGAAGCATCAATTGGATCAAGCGCCTTGAGATTGCAGAAGATGCCGCAAAAG GAATAGAATATCTTCATACAGGATGTGTTCCTGCAGTCATACATAGAGACCTAAAAACCAGCAATATTCTTCTTGACAAGCAAATGCGAGCCAAGGTTTCAGATTTCGGCCTTTCAAAACTTGCTGTTGATGGAGCTTCCCATGTCTCTAGCATAGTCCGGGGGACAGTAGGATATCTTGATCCTGA GTACTATATTTCTCAGCAGTTGACTGACAAGAGTGATATTTATAGTTTTGGAGTTATTCTTCTTGAACTCATATCTGGTCAAGAAGCAATATCGAATGACAGCTTTGGCGCCAATTGCCGAAACATAGTCCAGTGG GCAAAATTACATATTGAGAGTGGAGACATACAAGGTATCATTGATCCAGTGCTAAGAAACAATTATGATCTACAATCAATGTGGAAAATAGCAGAGAAAGCATTGATGTGCGTCCAACCTCACGGCCATATGCGGCCGCCAATATCAGAAGTCCTCAAGGAGATCCAAGATGCGATCGCCATCGAGAGAGAGGTTGGAGGCAATTCAGACGAGTTATCAAGAAATTCTCTACTTTCGTCCAAGAACATTATTGGTTCTATGGATCTGGCCGGAACTGAGAACTTTGTGTCCATTGATGAATCCATGGCACAGCCTACTGCAAGATAG
- the LOC112743248 gene encoding probable LRR receptor-like serine/threonine-protein kinase At1g67720 isoform X2, translating to MERRVPSFFFFLFSLSLLLLLLFPFSSAQMPGFISLDCGGNENFTDEIGIEWTPDDKLTFGEISTISVVNETRKQYTTLRHFPADSRKYCYSLDVDSRTRYLLRASFLYGNFDNNNVYPKFDISVGATHWSTIVISDADTIEVIELIFLATSPTVSVCLSNATTGKPFISTLELRQFNGSVYYTEIEEQYYLSVSARINFGAESDAPVRYPDDPFDRIWQSDSIKKANYLVDVAAGTQKISTNMSIDVNRDEMPPVKVMQTAVVGTNGPLTYRLNLDGFPGMGWAFTYFAEIEDLLENESRKFRLVLPGHNDMSKAVVNIEENAQGKYRLYEPGYTNLSLPFVLSFRFVKTSDSTRGPLLNAMEINKYLKKSDGSPDGDTISAVLSHYSSADWAQEGGDPCLPAPWSWVRCSSDPQPKIVSILLSGKNLTGNIPLDITKLTGLVEIWLDGNMLTGTIPDFTGCMDLKIMYVQNNMLSGTIPSDLLSEDLVINYSGNIDLHKKSGKQSHMIVIIGSSAGAAVLLLATIISCLFLRKGKKKYYEQDKLVSRPSQSIGSTMSEGPSNAEAAHCFSFSEIESSTNNFERKIGSGGFGVVYYGRLKDGKEIAVKVLTSNSYQGKREFSNEVTLLSRIHHRNLVQLLGYCREEGNSMLIYEYMHNGTLKEHLYGPLTHGRSINWIKRLEIAEDAAKGIEYLHTGCVPAVIHRDLKTSNILLDKQMRAKVSDFGLSKLAVDGASHVSSIVRGTVGYLDPEYYISQQLTDKSDIYSFGVILLELISGQEAISNDSFGANCRNIVQWAKLHIESGDIQGIIDPVLRNNYDLQSMWKIAEKALMCVQPHGHMRPPISEVLKEIQDAIAIEREVGGNSDELSRNSLLSSKNIIGSMDLAGTENFVSIDESMAQPTAR from the exons ATGGAGAGAAGGGttccctccttcttcttcttcctcttctctctctcattactgctacttcttctcttccctttttcttcaGCTCAGATGCCAG GTTTCATAAGTTTGGACTGTGGAGGTAACGAAAACTTCACTGATGAAATTGGTATCGAATGGACTCCTGATGACAAACTGACTTTCGGAGAAATAAGCACTATATCGGTTGTGAATGAGACACGAAAGCAATACACAACGCTTCGACACTTTCCGGCAGATTCCAGGAAATACTGCTACTCGCTTGATGTTGACAGTAGAACAAGATACCTGCTGAGGGCATCATTCTTGTATGGGAACTTTGATAATAACAATGTTTATCCGAAATTCGACATTTCTGTTGGAGCAACTCATTGGTCTACTATTGTTATATCTGATGCTGACACTATTGAAGTGATAGAGCTTATCTTTCTGGCTACAAGTCCTACAGTTAGTGTATGTTTATCAAATGCAACAACTGGGAAGCCGTTTATTTCTACACTTGAACTCCGGCAATTCAATGGTTCTGTTTATTATACAGAAATCGAGGAACAATATTACCTCAGTGTCTCTGCTAGGATCAATTTTGGTGCTGAGAGTGATGCTCCTGTCAG GTATCCTGATGATCCATTCGATAGAATTTGGCAGTCAGATTCTATCAAGAAAGCCAATTATCTTGTCGATGTTGCTGCCGGAACTCAGAAAATTTCAACCAATATGTCAATTGATGTTAACAGAGATGAAATGCCACCAGTAAAAGTAATGCAGACAGCTGTAGTCGGTACAAACGGGCCCTTAACTTACCGGCTAAACTTGGATGGTTTTCCTGGTATGGGTTGGGCTTTCACCTATTTTGCAGAGATTGAAGATTTGCTAGAAAATGAATCAAGAAAATTCAGGCTAGTACTTCCAGGCCACAATGATATGAGCAAGGCTGTGGTAAATATCGAAGAAAATGCTCAAGGGAAATATCGCCTTTACGAACCAGGATATACCAATTTATCCTTACCATTCGTGCTGTCCTTTAGATTTGTCAAGACATCTGATTCTACCAGGGGCCCTCTTCTAAATGCCATGGAGATAAATAAATATCTAAAGAAAAGTGATGGTTCTCCTGATG GTGATACTATATCTGCCGTACTTTCGCACTACTCTTCCGCAGACTGGGCTCAAGAAGGGGGTGACCCTTGCCTACCTGCTCCATGGTCATGGGTCCGCTGTAGCTCAGATCCACAGCCAAAAATTGTTTCGAT TTTATTGTCAGGTAAAAACTTGACAGGCAATATTCCGTTGGACATTACCAAGTTGACTGGTCTTGTTGAAAT ATGGCTTGATGGAAATATGTTGACTGGTACAATACCGGATTTTACTGGATGCATGGACTTAAAGATCAT GTATGTGCAAAATAATATGTTATCTGGAACAATACCTTCAGACCTTCTGAGTGAAGATTTGGTCATAAA TTACTCTGGAAACATTGATCTTCATAAGAAAAGTGGAAAACAAAGCCATATGATTGTAATCATAGGTTCATCTGCTGGTGCTGCGGTTCTTCTTCTGGCAACTATCATCTCTTGCTTGTTTTTGcgtaaaggaaagaaaaaatattatgagCAAG ACAAACTTGTCTCTCGCCCATCTCAAAGTATTGGTTCTACCATGAGTGAAGGTCCTTCAAACGCAGAAGCTGCTCACTGCTTCAGTTTTTCTGAAATTGAAAGTTCAACCAATAACTTCGAGAGAAAAATTGGTTCCGGCGGTTTTGGAGTTGTTTACTATGGGAGACTGAAAGATGGAAAAGAGATAGCAGTTAAAGTTCTAACCAGTAATTCCTACCAAGGCAAACGAGAGTTCTCCAATGAG GTTACTCTTCTATCAAGAATACATCACAGAAACTTGGTACAGCTTCTCGGTTATTGCCGCGAAGAAGGGAATAGCATGCTTATTTATGAGTACATGCATAACGGGACTCTCAAAGAACATCTTTATG GTCCATTAACACATGGACGAAGCATCAATTGGATCAAGCGCCTTGAGATTGCAGAAGATGCCGCAAAAG GAATAGAATATCTTCATACAGGATGTGTTCCTGCAGTCATACATAGAGACCTAAAAACCAGCAATATTCTTCTTGACAAGCAAATGCGAGCCAAGGTTTCAGATTTCGGCCTTTCAAAACTTGCTGTTGATGGAGCTTCCCATGTCTCTAGCATAGTCCGGGGGACAGTAGGATATCTTGATCCTGA GTACTATATTTCTCAGCAGTTGACTGACAAGAGTGATATTTATAGTTTTGGAGTTATTCTTCTTGAACTCATATCTGGTCAAGAAGCAATATCGAATGACAGCTTTGGCGCCAATTGCCGAAACATAGTCCAGTGG GCAAAATTACATATTGAGAGTGGAGACATACAAGGTATCATTGATCCAGTGCTAAGAAACAATTATGATCTACAATCAATGTGGAAAATAGCAGAGAAAGCATTGATGTGCGTCCAACCTCACGGCCATATGCGGCCGCCAATATCAGAAGTCCTCAAGGAGATCCAAGATGCGATCGCCATCGAGAGAGAGGTTGGAGGCAATTCAGACGAGTTATCAAGAAATTCTCTACTTTCGTCCAAGAACATTATTGGTTCTATGGATCTGGCCGGAACTGAGAACTTTGTGTCCATTGATGAATCCATGGCACAGCCTACTGCAAGATAG